One window from the genome of Flavobacterium agricola encodes:
- a CDS encoding DUF3971 domain-containing protein, with protein sequence MKAKVVAKDSILNHISAQFTNLNVEAFTNYIRGDFNLLQLKPLHIDSKLKAKINLADIQSIYPIDSVQLKGDLDVNLNVKGILDRKAKKYPAAQSDLVLKNASVVHLKYPKIPLDSIQIQASISNPNGSAKGLAIRFNPIQFILAGSPFKLSGSVNDLNQIHYDIKTHGDINLANLSKLFPIKGVTMSGTISTDLVMKGSKSDLDKRNFKNIKNGGQLVAKNLKFGAKIFPETFQIQRGTFKFYQDRLYFDDFYAAYGKSDLALSGYIHNFLHYLYNRHYLKESKQTLASEFTLKSNLIYADEFMEMLAIYTDYKYRNEMEAAPVVIDSITPQIKEQVKANNSKGVIWIPKTADLVITAQVKKMQFEAYKVENFSGKLIAKNRKLAINKAQLDMAGSNLAMDFTYMATQRKLAHITAQIEAENFDIQRAYKEVPIFAEMVSMAQDAYGTASLNYFIEGALNQNLDLDLKSISGGGVLTLEDIKFKNFKLLNQVSKSAKAKDLENAPFNQIPIKTTIKDNVITILPTTMKMAGFRGKLEGQVTLDAHLNLGFRLGLPPFGLINVPMKITGTADDFKIKVGKYKEDGAFASESELKSDLEQEKMRTHTDSVFKTVKTDSLQVKQMP encoded by the coding sequence ATGAAAGCTAAAGTTGTAGCAAAAGACAGTATTTTAAACCATATTTCGGCTCAATTTACCAATTTAAATGTTGAAGCTTTTACCAATTACATTCGTGGTGATTTTAATTTGCTACAATTAAAACCCTTGCATATTGATTCTAAGTTAAAAGCTAAAATTAATTTGGCCGATATTCAAAGCATTTACCCCATAGATAGCGTGCAGTTAAAAGGCGATTTAGATGTAAACTTAAATGTAAAAGGAATTTTAGATCGTAAAGCAAAAAAATATCCTGCAGCACAATCGGATTTGGTTTTAAAAAACGCTTCGGTGGTTCATTTAAAATATCCAAAAATTCCGCTGGATAGCATTCAAATTCAAGCCAGCATTTCCAATCCAAACGGTTCGGCAAAAGGTTTAGCTATTCGTTTTAATCCTATTCAATTTATATTGGCCGGATCGCCATTTAAACTTTCGGGTTCGGTGAACGATCTAAATCAGATTCATTACGATATTAAAACGCATGGCGATATTAATTTAGCCAACCTTTCCAAGTTGTTTCCAATTAAAGGCGTTACCATGAGCGGAACCATTTCGACCGATTTGGTTATGAAAGGTTCTAAATCCGATTTAGATAAACGCAATTTTAAAAATATTAAAAACGGTGGGCAATTGGTGGCAAAAAATTTAAAATTTGGAGCCAAAATTTTTCCAGAAACTTTTCAAATTCAGCGCGGAACATTCAAGTTTTATCAAGATCGTTTGTATTTTGATGATTTTTATGCTGCCTACGGAAAATCTGATTTGGCTTTATCTGGGTACATTCATAACTTTTTACATTACCTGTATAATCGCCATTATTTAAAGGAAAGCAAGCAAACTTTAGCATCAGAATTTACTTTAAAAAGTAATTTAATTTATGCTGATGAATTTATGGAAATGCTTGCTATTTATACCGATTATAAATATCGAAACGAAATGGAAGCAGCTCCGGTTGTTATAGATTCTATAACGCCACAAATTAAAGAACAAGTAAAAGCAAACAACTCAAAAGGCGTAATCTGGATTCCTAAAACGGCCGATTTAGTAATTACTGCCCAAGTTAAAAAAATGCAATTTGAAGCTTATAAGGTAGAAAACTTTAGTGGTAAATTAATAGCCAAAAACAGAAAGCTTGCTATTAATAAAGCGCAATTAGATATGGCTGGCTCAAACCTTGCTATGGATTTTACGTACATGGCAACCCAACGTAAGTTGGCGCATATTACCGCACAAATAGAAGCCGAAAATTTTGATATTCAGCGTGCGTATAAAGAAGTGCCTATTTTTGCTGAAATGGTTAGCATGGCTCAAGATGCGTACGGAACTGCATCTTTAAATTATTTTATTGAAGGAGCTTTAAATCAAAACCTCGATTTAGATTTAAAATCAATTAGCGGTGGTGGAGTTTTAACTTTAGAAGATATTAAGTTTAAAAATTTTAAACTTTTAAATCAGGTTTCTAAAAGTGCAAAAGCCAAAGATTTAGAAAATGCACCGTTTAACCAAATTCCGATAAAAACAACCATTAAAGATAATGTAATTACCATTTTACCAACCACCATGAAGATGGCCGGTTTTAGAGGCAAGCTTGAAGGGCAAGTAACTTTAGATGCGCACCTTAATTTAGGTTTCCGTTTAGGATTACCGCCATTTGGTTTAATTAATGTACCCATGAAAATTACCGGAACGGCAGATGATTTTAAAATTAAAGTTGGTAAATATAAAGAAGATGGTGCTTTTGCAAGCGAAAGCGAATTAAAATCAGATTTAGAACAAGAAAAAATGCGCACGCATACCGATTCAGTTTTTAAAACCGTAAAAACCGA
- a CDS encoding AsmA family protein has product MIKRIVKIFAIFFLILIILIGAVIFVIPRVYKTEITQKVEQIANQHVDGTVKFDEFSISIIKYFPAIIIYVKDLKIENEKFIDAKTVAEIKTTAVGVNFHELLKGKIVLDAIFIDEANLNLEVDSLGVANFNILKPSTDTTATSSDAEFKIRQIVINNSNIKYNDKSAPLTFKMDDLNYKGLGDLSAKAFDLNSTLTVSSFDFSADNVPYVQDKPIMAEIVTEIDAEELKFKFERNNIKIKNFPFSFNGYFSFIKDGYDLDLTMKSQNSTLEDMLSLVPPDYEEWKNSLNITGGIEFEIITR; this is encoded by the coding sequence ATGATAAAACGTATTGTAAAAATTTTCGCTATTTTTTTTCTAATCTTAATTATACTAATTGGTGCAGTAATATTTGTAATTCCGCGTGTTTATAAAACCGAAATAACACAAAAAGTAGAACAAATTGCTAATCAGCATGTAGATGGTACTGTAAAATTTGATGAGTTTAGTATTTCAATTATTAAATATTTTCCTGCAATTATTATTTATGTAAAAGATTTAAAAATTGAAAACGAAAAGTTTATTGATGCCAAAACCGTTGCAGAAATTAAAACAACCGCAGTTGGTGTAAATTTTCACGAATTACTAAAAGGTAAAATTGTTTTAGATGCCATTTTTATTGACGAAGCAAATTTAAATTTAGAAGTTGATTCGCTTGGAGTTGCAAATTTTAATATTTTAAAACCCAGCACCGATACAACAGCTACAAGTTCGGATGCTGAATTTAAAATCCGTCAAATCGTTATTAACAATTCCAATATCAAGTACAACGATAAAAGCGCTCCATTAACTTTTAAAATGGATGATTTAAATTATAAAGGATTAGGTGATTTAAGCGCCAAAGCATTCGATTTAAATTCTACATTAACCGTTTCATCTTTTGATTTTAGTGCTGATAATGTGCCTTATGTACAAGATAAACCAATAATGGCAGAAATTGTTACCGAAATTGATGCCGAAGAATTAAAGTTTAAGTTTGAGCGTAACAACATCAAAATTAAAAACTTTCCTTTTTCCTTCAACGGTTATTTTTCTTTTATAAAAGATGGTTATGATTTAGATTTAACCATGAAATCTCAAAACTCAACGTTAGAAGATATGCTTTCGTTGGTTCCGCCCGATTATGAAGAATGGAAAAATTCTTTAAATATTACCGGCGGCATTGAGTTCGAAATTATTACCCGGTAA
- a CDS encoding aminotransferase class I/II-fold pyridoxal phosphate-dependent enzyme — protein sequence MVKDLFERIHDNKGPLGKWASQAEGYFVFPKLEGKLGPRMSFQGKEVLNWSINDYLGLATHPEVLKADAEAAAEYGAAYPMGARMMSGHTNWHEQLEKELAAFVHKEAAYLLNFGYQGMVSTIDALVTKNDVIVYDVDSHACIIDGVRLHMGKRFTYKHNDVESLEKNLQRATKMAEEQNGGILVITEGVFGMRGQQGKLKEIVALKEKYNFRLLVDDAHGFGTLGKTGAGAGEEQGVQDGIDVYFSTFAKSMASIGAFVAADQDIIDYLKYNLRSQMFAKALPMILVKGALKRLDLLRSNPDLKNKLWDNVNRIQNGLKDRGFNIGDTNTCVTPVYLEGSIPEAMVMVNDLRENYGIFLSIVVYPVIPKGIILLRVIPTASHTFEDIDQTLAAFEAIRTKLVDGTYKKVAEANLVDMEK from the coding sequence ATGGTTAAAGATTTATTTGAAAGAATTCACGATAATAAAGGTCCATTAGGAAAATGGGCTTCACAAGCTGAAGGATATTTTGTATTTCCTAAATTAGAAGGAAAACTTGGACCAAGAATGTCTTTTCAAGGTAAAGAAGTATTAAACTGGTCAATCAACGATTATTTAGGTTTAGCTACGCATCCAGAAGTTTTAAAAGCGGATGCTGAAGCTGCTGCTGAATATGGTGCTGCTTATCCAATGGGCGCACGTATGATGTCTGGACATACAAATTGGCACGAGCAATTAGAAAAAGAATTAGCTGCTTTTGTACACAAAGAAGCTGCTTATTTGTTAAACTTTGGTTACCAAGGAATGGTTTCTACTATTGATGCTTTAGTAACTAAAAATGACGTAATTGTTTACGATGTAGATTCTCACGCTTGTATTATTGATGGGGTTCGTTTACACATGGGTAAACGTTTTACATACAAACATAATGATGTAGAATCTTTAGAAAAAAACTTACAACGTGCAACTAAAATGGCCGAAGAACAAAACGGAGGTATTTTAGTAATTACTGAAGGAGTTTTTGGTATGCGTGGGCAACAAGGTAAATTAAAAGAAATTGTAGCTTTAAAAGAAAAATACAATTTCCGTTTATTAGTTGACGATGCACACGGATTTGGTACCTTAGGTAAAACAGGAGCAGGTGCAGGTGAAGAACAAGGCGTACAAGATGGAATTGACGTTTATTTCTCAACTTTTGCTAAATCAATGGCATCAATCGGTGCTTTTGTTGCTGCAGATCAAGATATTATTGATTATTTAAAATACAACTTACGCTCACAAATGTTTGCTAAAGCATTACCAATGATTTTAGTAAAAGGAGCTTTAAAACGTTTAGATTTATTACGTTCTAATCCAGATTTAAAAAACAAATTATGGGATAACGTAAACCGCATCCAAAACGGATTAAAAGATCGTGGCTTTAATATTGGAGATACCAATACATGCGTTACGCCGGTTTACTTAGAAGGTTCTATTCCAGAAGCAATGGTAATGGTAAACGATTTAAGAGAAAACTACGGTATTTTCTTATCAATTGTGGTTTATCCAGTAATTCCAAAAGGAATTATTTTATTACGCGTTATTCCTACAGCGTCACATACGTTTGAAGATATTGACCAAACGTTGGCTGCTTTCGAAGCAATTCGTACAAAATTAGTAGACGGAACTTATAAAAAAGTTGCTGAAGCGAATTTAGTTGATATGGAAAAATAA
- a CDS encoding NADPH-dependent FMN reductase → MNILVFGASTSKTSINQQLAIHVANKIENATLNIIDLNDFEMPIYSFDRQAAGFPEQAHEFLRLVKEADGIVVSLAEHNLNFSTAFKNILDWVSRIDMEFLKDKKMFVLSTSPGGYGGGNVMEVGLKFFGFAKGEVVENYSFPSFYENFKDNQIINSEIDEIVNEKVKSFTNIVAATLAK, encoded by the coding sequence ATGAATATATTAGTTTTTGGAGCTAGTACAAGCAAAACATCTATCAATCAGCAATTAGCAATTCATGTAGCTAATAAAATTGAAAATGCAACTTTAAACATTATTGATTTAAACGATTTTGAAATGCCAATTTACTCGTTTGATCGTCAGGCGGCAGGTTTTCCTGAGCAAGCGCATGAATTTTTAAGATTAGTGAAAGAAGCTGATGGTATTGTTGTTTCGTTAGCTGAGCACAACTTAAACTTTAGTACAGCTTTTAAAAACATTTTAGATTGGGTTTCTAGAATTGATATGGAGTTTTTAAAAGATAAAAAAATGTTTGTTTTATCTACTTCACCAGGTGGATATGGCGGTGGAAACGTAATGGAAGTTGGTTTAAAGTTTTTTGGATTTGCAAAAGGCGAAGTAGTAGAAAATTACTCATTCCCGAGCTTTTATGAAAACTTTAAAGACAACCAAATTATCAATTCAGAAATTGATGAGATTGTAAACGAAAAAGTAAAAAGCTTTACCAACATTGTAGCAGCAACTTTAGCAAAATAA
- a CDS encoding glycerophosphodiester phosphodiesterase, translated as MQKQKLHNPIVAHRGAWLEFDLPENSLASLTKAIEIGVGATEFDVHMTADGVLVVHHDYDFFGKKIEQNSYSDLLTFSLTNGEKLPTVADFLEIGLAQHKTQLIFEIKASELGVNRTLRMVDKVVELFSNKPYFIQVEFILFQWEAALHLKKQLPTYDVAYLKGDKLPEEVKQAGLNGIDYQFSWYKKNEDYIAQAQQLGLSLNTWTVNETNDLDYFLNHRFDMITTNHPQLFLEFYHKKSNL; from the coding sequence ATGCAAAAACAAAAATTACATAATCCTATTGTTGCCCATCGTGGTGCTTGGTTAGAATTCGATTTACCCGAAAATAGTTTGGCTTCTTTAACCAAAGCTATTGAAATTGGGGTAGGTGCTACCGAGTTTGATGTGCACATGACTGCCGATGGCGTTTTGGTAGTACATCATGATTATGATTTTTTTGGGAAGAAGATTGAGCAGAATAGCTATTCTGATTTATTAACATTTTCACTTACCAACGGAGAAAAACTACCTACCGTTGCCGATTTTTTAGAAATAGGTTTAGCACAACATAAAACCCAATTAATTTTTGAAATTAAAGCATCAGAATTGGGTGTAAACCGCACTTTACGCATGGTTGATAAGGTAGTTGAGTTGTTTTCTAACAAACCTTATTTTATTCAGGTTGAATTTATTTTATTTCAGTGGGAAGCTGCTTTACATTTAAAAAAGCAATTACCAACTTACGATGTTGCTTATTTAAAAGGCGATAAATTACCTGAAGAAGTTAAGCAAGCCGGATTAAATGGCATAGATTACCAATTTTCGTGGTACAAAAAAAATGAAGATTATATAGCCCAAGCCCAACAATTGGGATTAAGTTTAAATACATGGACGGTAAACGAAACTAACGATTTAGATTATTTTTTAAATCATCGGTTTGATATGATTACTACCAATCATCCACAATTATTTTTAGAATTTTATCATAAAAAAAGCAACTTATAA
- a CDS encoding cation:proton antiporter, which yields MELYYAFSVLIVLASIFAYLNSRFLKLPGTIGIMIIAMLVSVGIRLVGEDFFPDTTHDLYALIRGFDFYEVLMGAMLNFLLFAGALHVNVSDLKDQKWPILTYATVSVVLSSFIISGLLYFAAPILGLEIPFIYCLLFGTLISPTDPIVVLGVLKEAKVPKSLETKITGESLFNDGVAVVMFAVVLKIATDSSFYATFGSITQLFLLEAGGGILLGTILGFTASKAIKRCNDYKVAVLITLSIVMGGFLIAKNLHFSSPLAMVIAGLIIGNYGKRVAMNDETTDYLGKFWELIDEVMNAILFLFIGFELLVLPDLQKQLLLGVIAIFIVLFSRAFSILIPLRSILRKRVYSRGSLITMVWGGIRGGVSIALVMSIPYNEYKDVLLEITYIVVLFSIIVQGLTVGKVAKKVLKDEPNTDSETEVSNS from the coding sequence ATGGAATTATATTACGCCTTTTCGGTGCTTATTGTTTTAGCATCAATCTTTGCCTATTTAAATAGTAGATTTTTAAAATTACCCGGAACAATTGGGATTATGATTATTGCCATGTTGGTTTCTGTTGGAATCCGATTAGTTGGTGAAGATTTTTTTCCTGATACAACCCACGATCTTTATGCCTTAATTCGAGGTTTTGATTTTTATGAAGTGCTAATGGGTGCCATGCTTAACTTTTTACTTTTTGCGGGTGCTTTGCATGTTAACGTTTCGGATTTAAAAGACCAGAAATGGCCTATTTTAACCTACGCAACCGTTTCGGTAGTTTTATCTTCATTTATTATTTCCGGATTGTTATATTTTGCAGCACCTATTTTAGGGTTAGAAATTCCGTTTATTTATTGTTTACTATTCGGAACATTAATTTCACCAACCGATCCGATTGTTGTTTTAGGTGTTTTAAAAGAAGCAAAAGTACCTAAATCGTTAGAAACCAAAATTACAGGCGAATCTTTGTTTAACGATGGGGTTGCCGTAGTAATGTTTGCTGTGGTTTTAAAAATCGCCACCGATTCTAGCTTTTATGCAACCTTCGGCTCAATAACACAGTTATTTTTATTAGAAGCTGGTGGAGGAATTTTATTAGGTACCATTTTAGGATTTACTGCATCTAAAGCAATTAAGCGTTGTAACGATTATAAAGTTGCTGTATTAATTACCTTATCTATTGTAATGGGTGGTTTTTTAATTGCTAAAAATTTACATTTCTCATCACCATTGGCAATGGTAATTGCTGGTTTAATTATTGGTAACTACGGAAAACGTGTAGCAATGAACGACGAAACTACCGATTATTTAGGTAAGTTTTGGGAATTGATTGATGAGGTAATGAATGCTATTTTATTCTTATTCATTGGTTTTGAGTTGCTTGTTTTACCCGATTTACAAAAACAATTATTATTAGGTGTTATTGCAATTTTTATTGTGTTATTTTCTCGTGCATTCTCCATATTAATTCCATTACGATCTATTTTACGTAAACGTGTATATTCACGCGGATCTTTAATAACAATGGTTTGGGGTGGTATTCGTGGCGGTGTTTCTATTGCTTTAGTAATGTCCATTCCATATAACGAATATAAAGATGTGTTGTTAGAAATTACTTATATTGTTGTGCTATTCTCTATCATTGTTCAAGGTTTAACGGTTGGAAAAGTAGCCAAAAAAGTTTTAAAAGACGAACCAAATACAGATTCTGAAACAGAAGTTTCTAATTCATAA
- a CDS encoding aldehyde dehydrogenase, translating into MNYQAILAKQKSFFYSGGTQTYKQRMLQLQRLKSEIENREQAILDALQADFKKPAFEGYMTELAMVYLELKIHIKHLKKWMQTEKVRASLLNFPSSEYIQKQPYGSVLIIAPWNYPFLLCFQPLISAVAAGNVVLLKPSELTPKTAAVIQQIVQNVFDANWVQVVQGGVAEATEILKQKFDFIFFTGSPQVGKIVHQAAAQFLTPTVLELGGKSPCVITESANINVAVNRIVFGKFVNAGQTCVAPDFIWIHESKKDEFLHALTARIRSCYGENIQQSTDFPRIINNKNYQRLVNFLNCGTIYFGGQHDESDLYVEPTVLTDVSWNDEVMQQEIFGPILPVITYKNMDEVIQYNQNNEKPLAFYIFSTNKAEINRVLSQVQFGGGCTNDVLSHLVNNKLPLSGFGNSGMGNYHGKFGFNTFTHQRAYVSRANWLDISLKYAPYRKKIKKLIAAINLIKQ; encoded by the coding sequence ATGAATTATCAAGCTATTCTTGCCAAACAAAAAAGCTTTTTTTATTCTGGCGGTACTCAAACGTACAAACAGCGTATGTTGCAATTACAACGATTAAAAAGCGAAATTGAAAATAGAGAGCAAGCAATTTTAGATGCATTGCAAGCTGATTTTAAAAAGCCAGCTTTTGAAGGTTATATGACCGAATTGGCCATGGTTTATTTAGAATTAAAAATACATATTAAGCATTTAAAAAAATGGATGCAAACAGAAAAAGTACGTGCTAGCTTGTTAAATTTTCCTTCGTCAGAATATATTCAGAAACAACCTTACGGATCGGTTTTAATTATCGCTCCCTGGAATTATCCTTTTTTATTGTGCTTTCAACCGTTAATTTCTGCTGTTGCTGCTGGCAATGTTGTGCTTTTAAAGCCATCCGAATTAACACCAAAAACGGCAGCTGTTATTCAACAAATTGTACAAAATGTTTTTGATGCAAATTGGGTGCAGGTGGTTCAGGGCGGTGTTGCTGAAGCAACTGAAATTTTAAAACAGAAGTTCGATTTTATATTTTTTACTGGTAGCCCTCAAGTTGGTAAAATTGTACATCAAGCCGCTGCTCAATTTTTAACGCCAACGGTTTTGGAATTGGGCGGCAAATCGCCGTGCGTAATTACTGAATCGGCCAATATAAACGTTGCGGTTAATCGTATTGTTTTTGGCAAATTTGTAAATGCCGGTCAAACTTGCGTTGCTCCCGATTTTATATGGATTCATGAATCAAAAAAAGATGAATTTTTACACGCTTTAACGGCAAGAATAAGAAGTTGTTATGGCGAAAATATTCAACAATCTACCGATTTTCCTCGTATCATAAACAATAAAAACTACCAGCGTTTAGTTAATTTTCTTAATTGCGGTACTATTTATTTTGGTGGACAGCACGACGAATCCGATTTGTATGTAGAACCTACCGTTTTAACCGATGTAAGTTGGAACGATGAAGTAATGCAACAAGAAATTTTTGGTCCGATATTGCCGGTTATTACGTATAAAAATATGGATGAGGTAATACAATACAACCAAAATAATGAAAAACCATTGGCTTTTTACATTTTCTCGACTAATAAAGCAGAAATTAATCGTGTTTTGTCTCAAGTCCAATTTGGTGGTGGCTGTACGAACGATGTGCTAAGCCATTTGGTTAATAACAAATTGCCTTTGAGCGGATTCGGAAACAGCGGTATGGGTAATTATCACGGTAAATTTGGCTTTAATACCTTTACACACCAACGCGCTTATGTAAGCCGAGCAAATTGGTTAGATATTTCGTTAAAATATGCGCCCTACCGTAAAAAAATAAAGAAATTAATAGCTGCAATAAACTTAATAAAACAATAA
- a CDS encoding 1-acyl-sn-glycerol-3-phosphate acyltransferase: MLRIIGKFLFFLGGWKIKNNLDLSRIDKCVLVCAPHTSNWDFYYTVIAFWQMGIPYKLFIKDAWTKPWYGYFIKKLGGIGVDRSQRNNMVDFAASLLKNNSKMYLLNTPEGTRGYAEKWKKGFYYIAQQAEVPILLAFCDYEKKEAGIKAEITIANKSLEEVFQEIEAHYQDVTAKYPELFNKKIY, translated from the coding sequence ATGTTAAGAATAATAGGGAAATTTTTGTTTTTTTTGGGCGGTTGGAAAATTAAAAACAACCTTGATTTATCTCGAATAGATAAATGCGTTTTGGTTTGTGCTCCGCATACATCCAATTGGGATTTTTATTATACCGTAATTGCCTTTTGGCAAATGGGTATTCCGTATAAATTATTTATAAAAGATGCATGGACCAAACCTTGGTATGGTTATTTTATAAAAAAATTAGGCGGAATTGGAGTTGATAGAAGCCAACGCAACAATATGGTAGATTTTGCTGCATCCTTATTAAAAAATAATAGTAAAATGTACTTATTAAATACTCCAGAAGGTACGCGTGGATATGCCGAAAAATGGAAAAAAGGATTTTATTATATTGCTCAGCAAGCAGAAGTACCTATTTTATTAGCTTTTTGTGATTATGAAAAGAAAGAAGCTGGTATTAAAGCCGAGATTACGATTGCAAACAAAAGTTTAGAAGAAGTTTTTCAGGAAATTGAAGCACATTACCAAGATGTAACAGCAAAATATCCGGAATTGTTTAATAAAAAAATATATTAA
- a CDS encoding sulfite exporter TauE/SafE family protein has product METYVLILLCLAAFVAGFVDAIVGGGGLIQTPLAILLLPQYAISTVIGSLKIPAFSGTFIATLQYLKKVKVYLKLFILMAVLAFVAAYFGSHLLTVIPNDFMKPVLFVVLVFLAIYTFLKKDFGQVSARQVSTKKQFIYGSIIALVVGFYDGFIGPGTGSFFILGFIVLLGFDFLTASTHAKLVNLVTNLGSICLFLLKGKIVWAVALPMAASNALGGFLGARLAIKKGNGFIRYFFLFVVCLTLLRFGYEVFTE; this is encoded by the coding sequence ATGGAAACATACGTTTTAATTCTTTTATGTTTGGCTGCTTTTGTAGCCGGGTTTGTAGATGCCATTGTTGGCGGTGGTGGTTTAATACAAACGCCATTAGCCATTTTACTTTTGCCTCAATATGCCATTTCTACAGTAATTGGTTCATTAAAAATTCCGGCATTTAGCGGAACTTTTATAGCAACTTTGCAATACCTTAAAAAAGTAAAAGTTTATCTTAAATTGTTTATACTTATGGCTGTTTTAGCCTTTGTTGCAGCATATTTTGGTTCTCATTTGCTTACTGTGATACCTAACGATTTTATGAAACCCGTTTTGTTTGTTGTTTTAGTTTTTTTGGCTATTTATACCTTTTTGAAAAAGGATTTTGGTCAGGTAAGCGCGCGTCAAGTTTCCACAAAAAAACAATTTATATACGGCAGTATTATAGCGTTAGTTGTTGGTTTTTACGATGGATTTATTGGCCCAGGAACCGGAAGTTTTTTTATTTTAGGATTTATTGTTTTATTAGGATTTGATTTTTTAACCGCATCAACACATGCTAAATTGGTTAATTTGGTTACAAATTTAGGTTCTATTTGCTTGTTTTTACTAAAAGGAAAAATAGTTTGGGCCGTTGCCTTACCAATGGCTGCAAGTAATGCTCTAGGCGGATTTTTAGGAGCACGATTAGCAATTAAAAAAGGAAACGGATTTATACGTTATTTCTTTTTATTTGTAGTTTGCTTAACCTTACTGCGTTTTGGTTACGAAGTTTTTACAGAATAA
- the murA gene encoding UDP-N-acetylglucosamine 1-carboxyvinyltransferase — translation MGIFKIEGGLPLQGEVQPQGAKNEALQVLSAVLLTPEKVTINNIPDIIDVNKLIQLLGNLGVKIQKNTPNSYTFQADEVNLQYLETEAFKKEGGSLRGSIMIVGPLLSRFGKGYIPKPGGDKIGRRRLDTHFEGFIQLGAKFRYRREDHFYGVESKGRLKGTYMLLDEASVTGTANIVMAAVLAKGVTTVYNAACEPYLQQLCKMLVAMGAKITGIGSNLLTIEGVECLNGCVHTILPDMIEIGSWIGLAAMTRGEITIKNVSWENLGVIPSTFRKLGITLERRGDDIYIPAHTNGYEVKTDIDGSILTIADAPWPGFTPDLLSIVLVVATQAKGDVLIHQKMFESRLFFVDKLIDMGAKIMLCDPHRAVVMGHDFKSQLKATIMTSPDIRAGISLLIAALTAKGTSTIQNIDQIDRGYERIDERLRALGANIVRM, via the coding sequence ATGGGAATATTTAAAATTGAAGGCGGATTGCCCTTGCAAGGCGAAGTACAACCGCAGGGTGCTAAAAATGAAGCTTTACAAGTTTTAAGTGCGGTTTTACTAACCCCTGAAAAAGTTACAATTAATAATATTCCAGATATTATTGACGTAAACAAACTAATACAATTATTAGGTAATTTAGGAGTAAAAATTCAAAAAAACACACCCAATTCATATACATTTCAAGCCGATGAGGTTAACTTACAATATTTAGAAACCGAAGCTTTTAAAAAAGAAGGCGGATCATTACGCGGTTCTATTATGATTGTAGGTCCTTTATTATCTCGTTTTGGTAAAGGTTATATTCCAAAACCAGGTGGTGATAAAATTGGCCGTCGCAGATTAGATACGCATTTTGAAGGATTTATTCAGTTAGGAGCTAAATTTAGATACCGCCGTGAAGATCATTTTTATGGCGTTGAAAGTAAGGGCCGTTTAAAAGGAACTTATATGTTGCTTGATGAAGCTTCAGTAACCGGAACAGCAAACATTGTAATGGCAGCTGTTTTAGCAAAAGGTGTTACAACGGTTTATAACGCCGCTTGTGAGCCGTACCTACAACAACTTTGTAAAATGTTAGTTGCTATGGGGGCAAAAATAACGGGCATTGGTTCTAACCTTTTAACTATTGAAGGTGTTGAATGTTTAAACGGATGCGTGCATACCATTTTACCTGATATGATTGAAATTGGTTCGTGGATTGGTTTAGCGGCTATGACGCGTGGCGAAATAACAATTAAAAACGTTTCTTGGGAAAATTTAGGTGTGATTCCAAGTACATTTAGAAAATTAGGAATTACTTTAGAACGCCGTGGCGACGATATTTATATTCCTGCTCATACAAACGGATACGAAGTTAAAACCGATATTGACGGATCTATTTTAACCATTGCAGATGCACCATGGCCTGGTTTTACACCAGATTTACTTTCAATTGTTTTAGTGGTTGCCACCCAAGCAAAAGGAGATGTTTTAATTCATCAAAAAATGTTTGAAAGCCGCTTATTTTTTGTGGATAAATTGATTGATATGGGAGCTAAAATTATGCTTTGCGATCCGCACCGCGCAGTTGTAATGGGGCACGATTTTAAATCACAATTAAAAGCAACTATTATGACATCGCCAGATATTAGAGCCGGTATTTCGTTGTTAATTGCTGCACTAACAGCTAAAGGCACAAGTACCATTCAAAATATAGATCAAATTGATCGTGGTTACGAACGTATTGACGAACGTTTACGCGCCTTAGGTGCTAATATTGTTAGAATGTAA